The Lytechinus variegatus isolate NC3 chromosome 11, Lvar_3.0, whole genome shotgun sequence genome contains the following window.
TGGGCATGAAGTCTGAAGTATGCGTTCAACACGATTGGCAACATACATATGGAAGCGCCTAGTCTCGTTGTATATGTCGCCAAGAACAACTTTTGAGTCTGTCCAGAAGTGGTGCGTGAGAGAATCGTAGTCAAGTTCATCATTTAGGATACTAGCAATTCTCACGGAGCAGGTAGCTGCCTGGAGTTCTAACCTTGGGATTGTTGTTGGCTTTAGAGGAGTCACTCTTGCCTTTGCCATGGCTAAGGAGCAGTGGACCTTGCCATTTTCATCCTTTAGACGCACATAGGAGCACTGACCGTATCCTGATAAGGAGGCGTCTGAAAAGTGGTGGAGCTGCACTTCCTGAGGTGTCCCAAAGTCTTGTGGTTCGAAGCAACGAGGGATCGTAACTTTGGGAAGTTTCAGAATCTCAAGTCTCCACTTTTCCCATTGTGGACGGAGATCTTCAGGAACAGGATGGTCCCAGTCCATCTTTTGTCTACACATTTCCTGGACAATCTGTCTTCCAACAAGAACCACAGGTGCAATCAAACCAAGTGGGTCGTAAATGGAAGCAACGGTGGCAAGAATTCCGCGTCTTGTCAGGGGATGATCCTTGAGGGTTAGTCTGAAACAGAATTCATCTGAGTTGATGCACCATTGTATCCCAAGTGCTCTTTCAATTGATGTGGAGCCTTGTTGACCGAGTTCCAGACTAGTCTTTGCAACAACAGTTCGTTCCGATTCGGGGATACTGCTTGTCACTCGTTGATTGTTGCAGACAAACTTATGAAGACGCAGGTTACCTTTGGCACACATAGACACTGCCTTCTTGATAAGGTCAATGGCATCTTCTTCAGAGGATACACATTTTAGGCCATCATCGACGTAGAAATTCCTCTTCAAAAATTCTGCAGCTTCTACACCAAGGACTTTGTGGTCTTCTGCTATTTGCTTCAGCCCGAAGTTTGCACATCCCGGAGAAGAAGTGGCTCCAAAGAGATGGACCTTCATTCGATAATCCACTGGGGGCTTAGAGAGATCCCCATCCTCCCACCACAGGAAACGGAGATAGTCTTGATGTTCCTTCGTCACACGGAACTGGTGATACATCTTTTCTACGTCGCAAGTGAAGGCTATAGGTGCTTGGCGAAATCTACACAGAACTCCGATAAGGGGATTGATCAGGTCGGGCCCTTGTAGAAGATGATCATTCAGACAGGTTCCTTGGTATCGAGCACTACAGTCGAATACGACCCTGACTTTGTTCGGCTTTTTAGGGTGATATACACCATGATGTGGTATATACCAACTGCTTGAAGTAGACACTTCATCTGTGGGAATCTTCTCAGCATCACCTCGCTTAAGAATCTCATTCATGAAAGTCATGTAATGTTCATGGTACTTTGGTCTCTTCAGGAACTGATTTTTCAATCCGTGAAGTCGGCTCATAGCAGCTTTCCGATTGTCAGGCAGATCAGGTTCACCCTTCTTGAAAGGTAAGGGCATTTCATAATACCCATCATCCCTTTGGTGGATTCCATCTTTGATGATCTTTAGAAATTTCTTGTCTTCCTGAGACATCGTTTCCTTTCTGTCTAATTCATGAAAGTCTCTTTCCATCATCTGAAGGAAGTCTCCAGCAGTAACTTCCTTTAACTGTGTCTTGTAAATGTACTTCACATTAGACTGACTGTCTGTCAGACTAGGATCTGCTACCTTCACATTGACAGTACGATATGTCTGCCCAATCGTGTCAAAGCTCTCTGTGGAGTCGTTCTGAGAACCACCGACGATGCTCCATCCCAACTCCGTCTCTACTGCAAATGGCTCATCATTCTTTCCAAGAATGCAATTCTTTGGTGCAAGAGCACGGGCACAATTGTATCCAATGAGCAGACCTATGGGGCAATCTTGCTTTGGTGCGAGCTGGTTCGAGATATTGTTTAAGTGAGTCCACTTGTTGGCTGTCTCTTCTGTGGGGATATGAGCTTCATCAAGAGGGATGGAGTCCCTGGAGTATGCAGCAGGAAGAGGTATCTTTACTGCTGACTTAAAACCTCGAACGACAAGATTCTTGAATTTCCTACATGGAATTGTCTTGGAATCTGTCATTGTAGTCAAACTTAACATCGCAGTTTCAGAGGACACGTGAAGGTCATTTCCAATACTATCTGTGATAAATGTTGTATCCGACATCGTATCTAGTAAGGCATATACTAGTATCTCCTTCTGAGGGTCATCCAAACTAGATAGGTAAACAGGCAGCACCATCGATGTGAGAGAAACATCTACATCTGACCTGACTCTGTTGCAAGAAGCTTCTTTCTCCTTGGTAACTTCTTTGGTCTGAGTAGACTGTGCCTCACTTTGATCATGTTTTCTTTCCGTAGACAGCTGATTTAGTGTCTCATTGTGTAGACTTGTTGGGTGGCGCTTGTTGCACTTCTTGCACTCAGCCCTTTTTTGACACTGCTTTGACATATGACCTTTGGAGAGACATCCGAAGCAAAGACCTTCTTTCTTCACTAAATCTCTCCTTTGCTCCAAAGTTTTCTGATTGAAGTCCCAGCACTCATTCAACCCATGATTCTGCCGTTTGCAGAGGACACATGTCTTCTGGGTAGTGCTTGTCTTGCTGGCTACAGAGAAGGTTGTCCTTTGTTGACGAGATGTAGGATTCTTGCTTTCTTCCTGTATCTGGAAAGCATCGTTATGATTCTTGTCTTTTCCTGCCTTTACTGTGTCATATGTAACATACGGATCATTGGCAATATCAGTTTCTTCTGATAGAAATGAGACAAATTCTCTGAATGATGGATACCTGCCATTGTCTTTCTTGACTTTCGCTACCGTGCGATTCCATCTGTGTACAATCCAATCCGGAAGTTTCATGCAAATTCTGCTCATCTCCCGAATGTCATTCAAGATTTCCAAGTCTTTGATTTCTGATGATGCTTGAAGACATTGTTGCAAGAAATCTGAAAGTTTCTGAAGGCCTTTGGAATCCCTATTGCCGATCCTCGGCCATGAGTCAAGTTTGGATCGAAAGGCTTCTGAAATGGTGAAGGGGTTGCCGAAACGCTTCTCAAGTATTTCTCTGGCTTGTTCATATGCTTTCTCAGACCTCAGCAAAAAGAAGCCGCTGACAGCCTCTCTTGCCGATCCTCCAATGTACTTTCTGAGGTAGTGTATCCTTTCACCAGAGGGAATTCCACGAC
Protein-coding sequences here:
- the LOC121424272 gene encoding uncharacterized protein LOC121424272 gives rise to the protein MDIHVDIDSMSVENMRRSARIKKLTEKAIMQKKDDELQGKFYSEHLDLLTTLKDTDRLLSSFPIDENELSLRKSDISARFDSLRKVASELEEIQGGVNEDIAKHLDELSPIIVDTISKIVVAVSESRRETFIEAPSVSKKSAASKMSKMSTISSKRAVVAAEAAALQEKLAAHKRQNECQMVLERLEMEEDARRKEASLKIEQLRRKLEEERLEGELKAQEAMIRVYDEVEDDGASTDTMRSTKQLIKSPNQDDKRVKSQKHDASIDPPVKKSKALNPDSPVFQPSHSSSEAQQNESLAEVLTRTMTLSRLPIPEPPVFMGDPLQYPDWLSAFTTLIECRGIPSGERIHYLRKYIGGSAREAVSGFFLLRSEKAYEQAREILEKRFGNPFTISEAFRSKLDSWPRIGNRDSKGLQKLSDFLQQCLQASSEIKDLEILNDIREMSRICMKLPDWIVHRWNRTVAKVKKDNGRYPSFREFVSFLSEETDIANDPYVTYDTVKAGKDKNHNDAFQIQEESKNPTSRQQRTTFSVASKTSTTQKTCVLCKRQNHGLNECWDFNQKTLEQRRDLVKKEGLCFGCLSKGHMSKQCQKRAECKKCNKRHPTSLHNETLNQLSTERKHDQSEAQSTQTKEVTKEKEASCNRVRSDVDVSLTSMVLPVYLSSLDDPQKEILVYALLDTMSDTTFITDSIGNDLHVSSETAMLSLTTMTDSKTIPCRKFKNLVVRGFKSAVKIPLPAAYSRDSIPLDEAHIPTEETANKWTHLNNISNQLAPKQDCPIGLLIGYNCARALAPKNCILGKNDEPFAVETELGWSIVGGSQNDSTESFDTIGQTYRTVNVKVADPSLTDSQSNVKYIYKTQLKEVTAGDFLQMMERDFHELDRKETMSQEDKKFLKIIKDGIHQRDDGYYEMPLPFKKGEPDLPDNRKAAMSRLHGLKNQFLKRPKYHEHYMTFMNEILKRGDAEKIPTDEVSTSSSWYIPHHGVYHPKKPNKVRVVFDCSARYQGTCLNDHLLQGPDLINPLIGVLCRFRQAPIAFTCDVEKMYHQFRVTKEHQDYLRFLWWEDGDLSKPPVDYRMKVHLFGATSSPGCANFGLKQIAEDHKVLGVEAAEFLKRNFYVDDGLKCVSSEEDAIDLIKKAVSMCAKGNLRLHKFVCNNQRVTSSIPESERTVVAKTSLELGQQGSTSIERALGIQWCINSDEFCFRLTLKDHPLTRRGILATVASIYDPLGLIAPVVLVGRQIVQEMCRQKMDWDHPVPEDLRPQWEKWRLEILKLPKVTIPRCFEPQDFGTPQEVQLHHFSDASLSGYGQCSYVRLKDENGKVHCSLAMAKARVTPLKPTTIPRLELQAATCSVRIASILNDELDYDSLTHHFWTDSKVVLGDIYNETRRFHMYVANRVERILQTSCPEQWNYVSSAENPADHASRGLTTEEMLSSNWLTGPTFLWKSEIPTQDVDVEVSPDDVEVKSAATVHVTQVENFTYFEDRLTRFSSLHNAVSAVAVIVKCCYRKKDLSIDEVEARRIAERNIIRAIQKEAFREERKQIESDPSVGSKSNTLKQLDPFLDNDNLLRVGGRLKKAEMMYGAKHPIILPKRSHLSNLVALHYHQRTAHQGRNLTINAIRSSGYWIIGCRSIVSSLISKCVICIKSRGKPRGQKMADLPQDRVEPSPPFTYCGLDCFGPFTIKEGRKEIKRYGLILTCMAMRAVHIEMLDDLSTDAFLNGLRCFIAIRGNVHLIRCDQGSNFIGAKHELKKGLRELDGDRVATQLLKLDCEFKMNPPSSSHMGGIWERQIRNVRNVLDGILEQSGTQLNTSSLRTFLYEAMAISSIAGH